Proteins from a genomic interval of Chryseobacterium indologenes:
- a CDS encoding AAA family ATPase: protein MINSITLKAIATYDPLDGAIIDNLKRVNFLYGTNGCGKTTLSNFLQEPDNTKFINCKISWRDNQKIKTLVYNKTFREHNFGKGKINGIFTLGQATTDEIKVIEEKTEQLKKLKEDGTKIYETLNSQTGKKIKIEKEFTDYCWKKIYKKYERNFKGAFVGSMKSGELFKERVLKEFSNNKAKLENIELLTEKANTIFGDTPQTILPIKNSNYTNILSIENNSIWTKIIVGKANVDIAALIQKLNINDWVNEGRNYIQKDEQCPFCQQPTITETFKIQLESFFDDTYLNDLKKIKELKQEYNINNQNIINELNTIEIDHKNLKTSKLDINKFSAYLKTLISQNTTNNELLNNKIKEPSRKIELISLKEQLDLIKELIDNANTEIQKHNKIVENYNSEKDNLIQEIWKYLIEESIDDLIKYNSDINGIDKGILALQTKLDSKLGEYNTLKNEIIDLSKNVTSIKPTVDEINRLLKAYGFLNFKIVPATEDGFYQIQRENGEIAETTLSEGEITFLTFLYYLQLAKGGHNENTINDERILVIDDPISSLDSNILFVVSSLIKEILKEVRNGIGNIKQVIILTHNIYFHKEASFEGINRGKGEKNQYYILRKINSITKVYSYSDINPITSSYELLWNEIKDYQKNSGITVQNAMRRVIENYFSILGNKRDETLLSKFFNPQEKEIFRSLLSWINEGSHTLPDDLYVELPDQSIETYLKVFKEIFIHTHNIGHYNMMMGVEEQQAILVDKD from the coding sequence ATGATTAATTCAATTACACTGAAAGCTATTGCTACTTATGATCCTTTAGATGGAGCTATAATTGATAATTTAAAGAGAGTAAATTTTTTATATGGAACTAATGGTTGCGGAAAAACAACCTTATCAAATTTTTTACAAGAGCCAGACAACACCAAATTTATTAATTGTAAAATTTCTTGGAGAGATAATCAAAAAATTAAAACTCTAGTATATAATAAAACTTTCCGAGAACACAATTTTGGAAAAGGTAAAATAAATGGAATATTTACTTTAGGACAGGCAACTACTGATGAAATAAAAGTAATAGAAGAAAAAACAGAACAATTAAAAAAGCTAAAAGAAGACGGTACAAAAATATATGAAACTCTAAATAGTCAAACTGGAAAAAAAATAAAAATTGAAAAAGAATTCACTGATTATTGTTGGAAAAAAATATACAAGAAGTATGAAAGAAACTTCAAAGGAGCTTTTGTTGGCTCAATGAAGTCGGGAGAATTATTTAAGGAAAGAGTATTAAAAGAGTTTTCAAATAACAAAGCCAAGTTGGAAAATATAGAATTGTTAACGGAGAAAGCAAATACCATATTTGGAGACACTCCACAAACAATCCTACCAATAAAGAATTCTAACTATACTAATATTTTATCTATAGAAAACAACTCTATATGGACTAAAATAATTGTAGGAAAAGCAAATGTTGATATTGCTGCACTAATTCAGAAGTTGAACATTAATGATTGGGTAAATGAAGGAAGAAATTATATACAAAAAGATGAACAGTGTCCTTTTTGTCAACAACCAACAATTACAGAAACGTTTAAAATTCAATTAGAAAGTTTTTTCGATGACACTTATCTAAATGATTTAAAGAAAATAAAAGAGTTGAAACAAGAATATAATATCAATAATCAAAATATTATTAATGAATTAAATACTATTGAAATAGATCATAAAAATTTAAAAACCTCAAAACTAGATATAAATAAATTTTCTGCATATCTCAAAACATTAATAAGCCAGAATACAACAAATAACGAGCTTTTAAATAATAAAATCAAAGAACCAAGTCGAAAAATAGAACTTATTTCACTAAAAGAGCAATTAGATTTAATAAAAGAATTAATTGATAATGCAAATACCGAAATCCAAAAGCATAATAAAATTGTAGAAAATTATAATTCTGAAAAAGATAATTTAATTCAAGAAATATGGAAATATTTGATTGAAGAATCTATAGATGATTTGATAAAATATAATTCAGACATTAATGGAATAGATAAAGGTATACTGGCTCTACAAACAAAACTAGATTCCAAACTAGGTGAATACAACACATTAAAAAATGAAATTATTGATCTAAGTAAAAATGTTACTAGCATTAAACCCACAGTTGATGAAATAAATAGACTTTTAAAGGCTTATGGATTTTTAAATTTTAAAATTGTACCAGCAACTGAAGATGGCTTTTATCAAATACAAAGAGAAAATGGTGAAATAGCAGAAACCACATTAAGCGAGGGTGAAATAACCTTTCTTACTTTTCTATATTACCTACAACTTGCCAAAGGTGGACATAATGAAAATACAATCAATGATGAGCGTATTTTGGTAATCGATGATCCAATATCAAGCCTAGACAGCAACATTTTATTTGTAGTTAGCAGCTTAATTAAAGAAATATTAAAAGAAGTAAGGAATGGTATTGGAAATATAAAACAAGTTATTATTTTAACACATAATATTTACTTTCATAAGGAGGCATCATTTGAAGGAATTAATAGAGGCAAAGGAGAGAAAAATCAATATTACATCTTAAGAAAAATTAATTCTATCACTAAAGTTTATTCGTACTCAGATATAAACCCAATTACTTCATCATATGAACTTTTATGGAATGAAATAAAGGATTATCAAAAAAATTCAGGTATTACCGTTCAAAATGCAATGAGAAGGGTTATAGAAAATTACTTTAGTATTTTAGGGAATAAAAGAGATGAAACTCTATTGTCAAAATTTTTTAATCCCCAAGAAAAGGAAATTTTTAGATCGTTGTTAAGTTGGATTAATGAAGGATCACATACTTTACCAGATGATTTATACGTTGAGCTACCTGATCAATCGATAGAAACATATTTGAAAGTATTTAAAGAAATATTTATTCATACACATAATATAGGGCATTATAATATGATGATGGGGGTTGAAGAGCAACAAGCAATATTGGTAGATAAGGATTAG
- a CDS encoding helix-turn-helix transcriptional regulator, giving the protein MEHKIHQGRNVKRFREMLGIKQEALALDLGDDWNQKKVSLLEQKEIIEDPLLKRISEVLKIPVEAFRNFDEEQAVNIISNTFGEHAFSNSFNYGTINFHPIEKIVQLHDEKIALYERMLKEKDEMMVRLERLIEKG; this is encoded by the coding sequence ATGGAACATAAAATACATCAGGGACGCAATGTAAAACGATTCAGGGAAATGCTGGGCATCAAGCAGGAAGCATTGGCTCTTGACCTTGGGGACGACTGGAACCAGAAGAAAGTTTCTCTGCTGGAACAGAAAGAAATTATTGAAGACCCTTTACTGAAAAGAATTTCTGAAGTATTGAAAATTCCGGTGGAAGCGTTTCGGAATTTTGATGAGGAGCAGGCGGTGAATATTATTTCTAATACTTTTGGGGAACACGCTTTCAGTAACTCATTCAATTATGGAACAATTAATTTTCATCCTATTGAAAAAATAGTTCAGTTGCATGATGAGAAAATTGCTCTTTATGAAAGGATGCTGAAGGAGAAGGATGAGATGATGGTGAGGCTGGAGAGGTTGATTGAGAAGGGATAA
- a CDS encoding DUF262 domain-containing protein, which yields MGAINLNRVFSEGFFRIPDYQRGYSWNDKQLSELWDDIDEIQEERGELKKHYTGTIFLEKTKANDAEKWISDDIFYVVDGQQRLTTLSILLFVLIESSDKGYADKRKEFWVEQFLYQENQSGNSKVYKFGYQESDKNYKFLYQNIFEDKNELSDSSVINLYAKNLLAAKNFSMIKLRILAMKKEILFSEK from the coding sequence ATGGGAGCAATAAATCTTAACAGAGTCTTTTCAGAAGGCTTTTTCAGAATACCGGACTACCAGAGAGGCTACTCCTGGAATGATAAACAGTTGAGTGAATTATGGGATGATATAGACGAAATTCAGGAAGAAAGGGGCGAACTTAAAAAACATTACACAGGAACCATCTTCCTCGAAAAAACAAAAGCCAATGATGCTGAAAAATGGATCAGCGATGATATCTTCTATGTGGTGGACGGGCAACAAAGACTGACAACCTTGAGTATCCTTCTTTTTGTACTGATAGAATCTTCAGACAAAGGATATGCTGATAAAAGAAAGGAATTTTGGGTAGAACAATTTCTGTATCAGGAGAACCAGTCGGGGAATAGTAAAGTGTATAAATTTGGTTATCAGGAATCTGATAAAAACTACAAATTCTTATATCAGAATATCTTTGAGGACAAGAATGAGCTATCAGACAGTTCGGTAATTAATCTGTATGCAAAAAACCTACTGGCTGCCAAAAATTTTTCCATGATAAAATTAAGAATCTTAGCTATGAAGAAAGAGATCTTATTTTCAGAAAAGTAA
- a CDS encoding HNH endonuclease has protein sequence MFDIRKIEKDLDVQAVFETMNNRGKPLTILERLKNRLIYLNEKLTQPDEDRNKLRKDINTAWGKIYDALAQDSENYLDEDEFLSGHLSLYRRPKDSVFSEKSAEEKVFQMFCNKSEKYELDESETKETKVSHKKISDYIFKLSDLAPIWYEIHNSKDPVIHKILILNRSKEIKILLATLLYKVKDQVELSDILSDLEKLLFKNRIPGIWIMDERNTASWARKLYNENISFNTVLSEVRAEMQNYLNSEVVNQNIVNSFKSLYTYVKGAKGFHRWGYLKYFLFEYEHELKVKFKESNDKVLLSDYHETTIEHVIPQHYSDYWLEPVQEVSDRFETEDEKYFAKKIFLNSLGNLTILKNGKNASLGNSSWDIKKNRFSTGSYNEIDISRNINWTENETYARGMELLAFLEKKTPGLSLSDSEKHEILVYEKKRLL, from the coding sequence TTGTTTGATATCAGAAAAATAGAAAAGGACCTGGATGTCCAGGCTGTTTTTGAAACCATGAATAACCGTGGAAAACCGTTGACCATTTTAGAAAGGTTAAAGAACAGACTCATCTATCTTAATGAAAAATTAACTCAACCCGATGAGGATAGAAATAAATTAAGAAAGGATATCAATACTGCCTGGGGAAAAATTTACGATGCTTTAGCTCAGGATTCAGAAAATTACCTGGACGAAGATGAGTTCTTATCAGGTCATTTATCTCTTTATCGGAGACCTAAGGATTCCGTTTTTTCCGAAAAGTCAGCTGAAGAAAAAGTTTTTCAGATGTTTTGTAATAAATCTGAAAAGTATGAACTAGATGAATCTGAAACTAAGGAAACAAAGGTTTCTCATAAAAAAATAAGTGATTATATTTTTAAGTTGTCTGACCTCGCTCCCATCTGGTATGAGATTCACAACTCTAAAGATCCTGTTATTCATAAAATATTGATTCTGAACAGAAGTAAAGAAATTAAAATCCTTCTGGCCACACTTCTTTATAAAGTTAAAGATCAAGTAGAGCTTTCTGATATTTTAAGTGATCTTGAAAAGCTGTTATTTAAAAATCGTATTCCCGGAATCTGGATCATGGATGAAAGAAATACGGCAAGCTGGGCAAGAAAGTTGTACAATGAAAACATCAGTTTTAATACCGTATTATCTGAGGTTCGGGCTGAGATGCAAAACTACCTTAACAGCGAAGTTGTCAATCAGAACATCGTGAATTCATTTAAATCCTTATACACCTATGTCAAGGGAGCCAAAGGTTTTCACCGTTGGGGTTATCTGAAATATTTCCTTTTTGAATATGAACATGAATTAAAAGTGAAATTTAAAGAGTCCAATGATAAGGTATTATTGTCTGATTATCATGAAACAACGATTGAACACGTCATTCCACAACATTATTCTGATTACTGGCTGGAACCGGTTCAAGAAGTAAGTGACAGATTTGAAACCGAAGATGAAAAATATTTTGCGAAGAAAATCTTCCTTAATTCCCTTGGAAATCTTACGATTCTGAAAAACGGTAAAAACGCTTCATTGGGGAATAGTTCATGGGACATTAAAAAGAATCGATTCAGTACGGGCTCATACAATGAAATTGATATCAGTAGAAACATCAACTGGACAGAAAATGAAACCTACGCCCGTGGAATGGAATTACTCGCCTTTCTTGAGAAAAAAACTCCAGGATTGTCTTTATCAGACAGCGAAAAGCATGAAATACTGGTCTATGAAAAAAAGAGATTACTGTAA